The Anabas testudineus chromosome 14, fAnaTes1.2, whole genome shotgun sequence genome includes a region encoding these proteins:
- the LOC113171058 gene encoding transmembrane protein 47-like, which translates to MSVDEVYVFRPFKLIALLCVFLALCLDVVALLSPAWVTAEHFSLSLWESCSQSEARHPTAEAQWSCFSTLTSDWQIATLVLLVAGAVATLVAFLVALISLCRGTQRQHYRTVAVFLFTAVVLQACALVLYPIKFIDGTVLQTYHEFNWGYGLGWGATIFMLGGGILFCLRTDIYEDAMY; encoded by the exons ATGTCTGTGGACGAGGTTTATGTTTTCCGACCCTTCAAGCTGATCGCGCTGCTCTGCGTCTTCCTGGCGCTCTGCTTGGACGTGGTGGCTCTGCTGAGTCCCGCCTGGGTCACCGCGGAGCacttctccctgtctctgtggGAGTCCTGCTCCCAATCCGAGGCACGGCACCCGACGGCGGAGGCTCAGTGGAGCTGCTTCTCCACCCTCACATCTG ACTGGCAGATTGCCAccctggtgctgctggtggCCGGTGCCGTGGCAACGCTGGTGGCCTTTTTGGTGGCCCTCATTTCCCTCTGCCGTGGTACACAGAGACAGCACTACCGCACCGTGGCCGTGTTCCTCTTCACTGCAG TGGTTCTGCAGGCCTGCGCTCTGGTTCTCTACCCAATCAAGTTCATTGATGGAACAGTTCTTCAGACCTATCACGAGTTCAACTGGGGCTACGGTCTTGGCTGGGGAGCCACCATTTTCATGTTGGGTGGAGGGATCCTCTTCTGCCTGCGGACGGACATTTACGAGGATGCAATGTACTGA
- the il13ra2 gene encoding interleukin-13 receptor subunit alpha-2 isoform X1: protein MASKPWLTHQAALISLLILWRDSVICTGLAVDPPEDLVILDHGHLGRLELTWSPPASLVDVPDCLLRYQLEYFNTYWDSWSAIRTSSRSYSAQFDLMKDVRVRVYTLLSGPCTNGTLIKSTKYTEVVQKPSSTGEAVQDVICVFHNMEYMECKWGRNPKILASSQLNLYFWHKELEHAEECPKYIISDGVRSGCDFTETSLPDFTDINLCVNGSSFDGPLKPTFMSLQTQNQVKPGTTDKLYLHTNPDMQLEIQWECPVGGVPEDCLEWEVEHNQEGSDGRMTLQQILTTKETSITLASNHENERSCFRVRSKLHKYCVDKSFWSEWSQPICHPAFQMKKDAPEPEWGMVPVYVYIAVAVIIMLMLSLCVWGVLKVRRSRQEKKPDSLLTTLFARSSVLTVAEA from the exons ATGGCGAGTAAACCCTGGCTGACTCATCAAGCCGCACTAATTTCACTCCTCATACTCTGGAGAGACAGCGTGATTTGCACTGGACTTGCAG TGGATCCTCCCGAGGACCTTGTGATATTAGACCATGGTCATCTTGGACGTCTTGAGCTTACATGGAGCCCCCCAGCCAGCCTGGTCGATGTGCCAGACTGCCTACTGCGATATCAGCTGGAGTACTTCAACACATACTGGGACAGCTGGTCT GCCATCAGGACATCTAGCAGATCATACAGTGCCCAGTTTGATCTGATGAAAGACGTTAGAGTGAGAGTATACACCTTGCTGAGTGGGCCCTGCACAAATGGCACTCTTATCAAGAGCACAAAATACACTGAAGTAGTCCAGAAACCTTCTAGCACAG GTGAAGCAGTCCAGGATGTAATCTGTGTGTTCCATAACATGGAGTACATGGAGTGCAAGTGGGGAAGAAACCCAAAGATTCTGGCCAGCTCACAGCTAAATCTGTATTTCTG GCACAAAGAGCTTGAACATGCGGAGGAATGCCCAAAGTACATCATTTCAGACGGAGTTAGGAGTGGATGTGACTTTACAGAAACATCTCTCCCTGATTTCACTGATATCAACTTATGTGTAAATGGATCCTCTTTTGATGGGCCTCTCAAACCAACATTCATGtccctgcaaacacaaaaccaag TGAAGCCTGGAACCACAGACAAGCTGTATCTGCACACAAATCCTGACATGCAGCTGGAAATACAATGGGAGTGTCCTGTAGGAGGGGTGCCTGAAGACTGCCTCGAATGGGAGGTGGAACACAATCAAGAGGGATCTGATGGAAGAATGACATTG cagcagataCTGACTACTAAAGAAACAAGCATCACTCTGGCCTCCAACCATGAAAACGAGAGAAGCTGCTTCAGGGTTCGATCAAAATTGCACAAGTATTGTGTAGACAAAAGCTTTTGGAGTGAATGGAGTCAGCCAATATGCCACCCAG CTTTCCAAATGAAAAAAGATGCACCTGAACCAGAATGGGGCATGGTACCTGTCTATGTATATATTGCAGTTGCTGTCATCATCATGCTGAtgctctccctgtgtgtgtggggagtgCTCAAAGT GAGGAGATCGAGACAAGAGAAGAAGCCGGACTCTCTGCTCACCACCCTGTTCGCCAGAAGCTCAGTTCTTACAGTGGCAGAAGCCTAA
- the il13ra2 gene encoding interleukin-13 receptor subunit alpha-2 isoform X2, whose translation MASKPWLTHQAALISLLILWRDSVICTGLAVDPPEDLVILDHGHLGRLELTWSPPASLVDVPDCLLRYQLEYFNTYWDSWSAIRTSSRSYSAQFDLMKDVRVRVYTLLSGPCTNGTLIKSTKYTEVVQKPSSTGEAVQDVICVFHNMEYMECKWGRNPKILASSQLNLYFWHKELEHAEECPKYIISDGVRSGCDFTETSLPDFTDINLCVNGSSFDGPLKPTFMSLQTQNQVKPGTTDKLYLHTNPDMQLEIQWECPVGGVPEDCLEWEVEHNQEGSDGRMTLQQILTTKETSITLASNHENERSCFRVRSKLHKYCVDKSFWSEWSQPICHPAFQMKKDAPEPEWGMVPVYVYIAVAVIIMLMLSLCVWGVLKVRSRQEKKPDSLLTTLFARSSVLTVAEA comes from the exons ATGGCGAGTAAACCCTGGCTGACTCATCAAGCCGCACTAATTTCACTCCTCATACTCTGGAGAGACAGCGTGATTTGCACTGGACTTGCAG TGGATCCTCCCGAGGACCTTGTGATATTAGACCATGGTCATCTTGGACGTCTTGAGCTTACATGGAGCCCCCCAGCCAGCCTGGTCGATGTGCCAGACTGCCTACTGCGATATCAGCTGGAGTACTTCAACACATACTGGGACAGCTGGTCT GCCATCAGGACATCTAGCAGATCATACAGTGCCCAGTTTGATCTGATGAAAGACGTTAGAGTGAGAGTATACACCTTGCTGAGTGGGCCCTGCACAAATGGCACTCTTATCAAGAGCACAAAATACACTGAAGTAGTCCAGAAACCTTCTAGCACAG GTGAAGCAGTCCAGGATGTAATCTGTGTGTTCCATAACATGGAGTACATGGAGTGCAAGTGGGGAAGAAACCCAAAGATTCTGGCCAGCTCACAGCTAAATCTGTATTTCTG GCACAAAGAGCTTGAACATGCGGAGGAATGCCCAAAGTACATCATTTCAGACGGAGTTAGGAGTGGATGTGACTTTACAGAAACATCTCTCCCTGATTTCACTGATATCAACTTATGTGTAAATGGATCCTCTTTTGATGGGCCTCTCAAACCAACATTCATGtccctgcaaacacaaaaccaag TGAAGCCTGGAACCACAGACAAGCTGTATCTGCACACAAATCCTGACATGCAGCTGGAAATACAATGGGAGTGTCCTGTAGGAGGGGTGCCTGAAGACTGCCTCGAATGGGAGGTGGAACACAATCAAGAGGGATCTGATGGAAGAATGACATTG cagcagataCTGACTACTAAAGAAACAAGCATCACTCTGGCCTCCAACCATGAAAACGAGAGAAGCTGCTTCAGGGTTCGATCAAAATTGCACAAGTATTGTGTAGACAAAAGCTTTTGGAGTGAATGGAGTCAGCCAATATGCCACCCAG CTTTCCAAATGAAAAAAGATGCACCTGAACCAGAATGGGGCATGGTACCTGTCTATGTATATATTGCAGTTGCTGTCATCATCATGCTGAtgctctccctgtgtgtgtggggagtgCTCAAAGT GAGATCGAGACAAGAGAAGAAGCCGGACTCTCTGCTCACCACCCTGTTCGCCAGAAGCTCAGTTCTTACAGTGGCAGAAGCCTAA